In a genomic window of Occallatibacter riparius:
- a CDS encoding response regulator: MAKTILVVDDSITMVLSLKTTLTMNGFHAEGAGNGREALDKLKAGLKPDLIVTDINMPVMGGMDLIRAVRSTPGMKFVPILTLTTESELAKRNEGKLAGATGWCVKPLSGNDLIAVIRKVLPGA, encoded by the coding sequence ATGGCAAAGACAATTCTGGTTGTCGATGACTCAATCACGATGGTATTGAGCCTGAAGACAACGCTCACAATGAACGGCTTCCACGCCGAGGGCGCAGGCAACGGGCGTGAGGCTCTGGACAAACTCAAGGCCGGGCTGAAGCCCGATCTGATTGTGACGGACATTAACATGCCGGTGATGGGCGGGATGGATCTGATCCGTGCTGTGCGGTCCACTCCCGGCATGAAGTTTGTTCCCATTCTGACCTTGACGACCGAAAGCGAACTGGCCAAGCGAAACGAAGGCAAACTTGCGGGTGCCACAGGCTGGTGTGTGAAACCGCTTTCCGGCAACGACCTGATTGCGGTTATCCGCAAAGTACTCCCGGGAGCGTAG
- a CDS encoding chemotaxis protein CheW, translated as MSVSEITETRQYLTFKLGNEVFATDVAKVREVLDLTPITAIPRTPDFMAGVINLRGSVVPVVDLRLSFGMSRTETTRNTCIVVVEVVLDSESMVIGALADSVEEVIDLDPEQIEPAPRIGSQIRSDFIRGMGKRDAQFIMILDIDRVFSAEELAFVRNRESSQELVEAA; from the coding sequence ATGAGTGTTAGCGAAATCACAGAGACGCGGCAGTATCTCACCTTCAAGCTCGGCAACGAGGTGTTTGCCACCGACGTGGCCAAGGTGAGAGAAGTGCTCGATCTCACACCTATCACTGCAATCCCCCGGACGCCCGATTTCATGGCCGGGGTGATCAACCTGCGCGGGAGCGTGGTTCCAGTTGTCGACCTCCGACTAAGTTTCGGGATGTCGAGGACCGAGACCACGCGCAACACGTGCATTGTGGTCGTCGAAGTGGTGCTCGATTCCGAATCGATGGTGATCGGCGCGCTGGCCGATTCCGTTGAGGAAGTCATCGACCTGGATCCGGAGCAGATCGAGCCGGCGCCCCGCATCGGCAGCCAGATCCGCAGCGACTTCATTCGAGGCATGGGTAAGCGCGATGCGCAGTTCATCATGATCCTCGACATCGACCGGGTCTTCTCGGCTGAGGAACTCGCTTTCGTGCGCAACCGGGAGTCGTCCCAGGAACTCGTGGAAGCTGCCTAA
- a CDS encoding ChbG/HpnK family deacetylase, with amino-acid sequence MPRIIVNADDFGLTSGVNRAVLELHQAGVLTSATVMARAAATDEAIEIAKATPSLGVGCHVVLVDGEPILSAAHDIPNISSTVQQRFEPTLGSLLRSIYQQGASGKVDYQIEIEARAQIHSLQARGIRLTHIDTHKHTHMFPRVLRPVLRAARACGIRAVRNPFEPSWSVRATPGAPLVRRMQVRALRLMEATFRRIVTEEGFTTTEGALGVLATGTLDGRGVASLLNALPCAGTFELVTHPGYNDAELAHANTRLLSSREIERDALLSLRQQARPVRCLISFAEL; translated from the coding sequence GTGCCCCGCATCATCGTAAACGCCGACGACTTCGGCCTCACCTCCGGCGTCAACCGCGCTGTTCTCGAGCTGCACCAGGCCGGCGTGCTCACCAGCGCCACAGTGATGGCGCGCGCTGCGGCAACCGATGAGGCAATCGAGATCGCGAAGGCTACGCCCAGCCTCGGTGTGGGCTGTCATGTGGTTCTGGTCGATGGCGAGCCGATCCTCTCTGCCGCGCACGACATTCCCAACATCTCTTCCACTGTTCAACAGCGGTTTGAACCCACGCTGGGCAGTCTCTTGCGCAGCATTTACCAGCAGGGAGCGTCTGGAAAAGTCGACTACCAAATCGAGATTGAAGCGCGTGCACAGATTCATTCCCTTCAGGCCCGCGGCATCCGCCTGACCCATATCGACACGCACAAGCACACGCATATGTTCCCGCGAGTGCTTCGGCCGGTCCTGCGCGCGGCGCGAGCCTGTGGAATCCGCGCTGTTCGCAACCCATTTGAGCCTTCGTGGAGCGTCCGCGCCACTCCAGGCGCTCCACTCGTCCGTCGCATGCAGGTGCGCGCGCTTCGGTTGATGGAGGCTACGTTCCGCCGCATCGTCACCGAAGAGGGCTTCACCACAACAGAGGGCGCCCTCGGCGTGCTGGCCACCGGAACTCTCGACGGGCGCGGAGTCGCTTCTCTTCTGAACGCGCTTCCCTGCGCCGGCACGTTCGAACTCGTCACGCATCCCGGCTACAATGATGCCGAACTGGCCCACGCCAACACCCGCCTGCTCTCCTCGCGCGAGATCGAGCGCGATGCCCTGCTCTCTCTCCGCCAGCAGGCTAGGCCAGTTCGCTGCCTCATCTCATTCGCCGAGCTCTGA
- a CDS encoding methyl-accepting chemotaxis protein, whose protein sequence is MARESLVEERAAQTEQQVLRQRMKRIESRLLVQTALGIALPAVLWASLWMLMGRDFVRVLIAATVLFASILIVPLLLIQWWNWRGAHLAVADMWAFGNLRFDELSRVLAASRAAGADIAESREYVDILREHISDSLKESEQQVVAAIEQMNSLVERSMEQQQRLANSVKSGRTLTDTTRDRVERYRGVVAAVHLEQQVQLEEMRANFDRIDHLSLGVNSLTPMIKVITSIAQQTNLLALNAEIEAARAGSAGRGFAVVATEVRKLAESTRQAATEIAAKINATSQSVETELKGARLALEQHESQAAMSHLVSDLDSMRDEFSRNGELLLDIIRDVELSYSESVERLSTALGHIQFQDVMRQRMGHVEEALGEMRDHLQQLAALSCDSTWDGKLQQTFKGILATHLGKYRMASQTRTHMEIAGGGQSDDGGPTVELF, encoded by the coding sequence GTGGCACGCGAGTCGTTGGTGGAGGAGCGGGCGGCACAAACCGAGCAGCAGGTTTTGCGCCAGCGGATGAAGCGGATCGAGTCCCGCCTGCTGGTGCAGACGGCTCTCGGGATTGCATTGCCGGCAGTGCTGTGGGCTTCGCTGTGGATGCTGATGGGGCGGGACTTCGTTCGTGTTCTCATCGCCGCCACCGTGTTGTTCGCGTCCATTCTCATTGTCCCTCTGCTGCTGATCCAGTGGTGGAACTGGCGGGGCGCACACCTGGCCGTGGCGGACATGTGGGCCTTCGGGAACCTGCGCTTTGACGAGCTTTCGCGGGTGCTGGCGGCCAGCCGGGCCGCGGGAGCCGACATAGCCGAGTCGCGGGAATACGTGGACATACTCCGGGAGCACATCAGCGATTCCCTGAAAGAGTCCGAACAACAGGTGGTGGCCGCCATCGAGCAGATGAACAGCCTGGTGGAGCGCTCGATGGAGCAGCAGCAGCGCCTGGCCAATTCCGTGAAGAGCGGCCGCACGCTTACCGACACGACGCGCGACCGGGTAGAGCGCTATCGCGGAGTCGTGGCCGCAGTTCACCTGGAGCAACAGGTGCAACTGGAGGAGATGCGCGCGAATTTCGACCGCATCGACCACCTTTCACTGGGCGTGAATTCACTGACGCCGATGATCAAGGTGATTACCTCGATCGCGCAGCAGACGAATCTTCTGGCTTTGAACGCGGAGATTGAGGCAGCCAGGGCGGGGAGCGCCGGGCGGGGCTTTGCTGTCGTAGCGACCGAAGTACGCAAACTTGCCGAGTCAACCAGGCAGGCAGCAACGGAGATCGCTGCAAAGATCAACGCAACCTCGCAGAGTGTGGAAACGGAACTGAAGGGCGCGCGGCTCGCGCTCGAGCAGCATGAGTCCCAGGCTGCGATGAGTCACCTGGTAAGCGACCTCGATTCCATGCGAGACGAGTTCTCCCGGAATGGAGAGCTTTTGCTGGATATCATCCGGGATGTGGAGTTGAGTTACAGCGAATCGGTGGAGAGGCTCTCAACAGCCCTGGGACACATTCAATTCCAGGACGTTATGCGGCAAAGGATGGGGCACGTGGAAGAGGCGCTTGGCGAGATGCGGGATCATCTCCAGCAGTTGGCGGCACTCAGTTGCGATTCCACGTGGGACGGCAAGCTGCAGCAGACATTCAAGGGAATCCTGGCGACGCATTTGGGCAAGTATCGCATGGCGAGCCAGACCCGCACGCACATGGAAATCGCGGGCGGCGGGCAGAGCGATGACGGCGGCCCCACGGTTGAGTTGTTCTGA
- a CDS encoding chemotaxis protein CheD, with product MADSDRSTSEIYVQPGESHLVEGPAILRTLLGSCVGITFLVPRLEIGALCHPMLPRCPADKVRTIDVHAGRRYVDFAIREMARRLDSHGATRVETIVKIFGGNDVLSVNSDACRPTVGMLNRDSAIRVLEEEGYSISASCLGRSTGMHLTFHTQTGEVLVRRLDTSGSLTPQKALPDIRRHGRTR from the coding sequence ATGGCCGATTCTGACAGATCCACGTCTGAGATTTACGTGCAGCCGGGCGAGTCGCACCTGGTCGAAGGGCCCGCGATCCTGCGCACGTTGTTGGGCTCATGTGTGGGCATCACGTTTCTGGTGCCGAGGCTCGAGATTGGCGCGCTCTGTCATCCCATGTTGCCGCGGTGCCCTGCCGACAAAGTCCGGACGATCGACGTACACGCTGGCCGCCGCTATGTGGATTTTGCCATTCGTGAAATGGCCAGGCGGCTGGATTCCCATGGTGCAACCCGCGTTGAAACCATCGTCAAGATCTTTGGCGGAAACGACGTCCTGTCCGTTAATAGCGACGCATGCCGGCCGACCGTGGGGATGCTGAATCGCGATTCCGCGATACGCGTACTGGAAGAGGAAGGCTACAGCATTTCCGCATCGTGTCTCGGCCGCAGCACGGGGATGCACCTTACCTTTCACACGCAGACAGGAGAAGTTCTCGTCCGACGTCTGGACACAAGCGGATCACTTACGCCACAGAAAGCACTTCCGGACATTCGCCGTCACGGACGGACTCGCTGA
- a CDS encoding CheR family methyltransferase — protein sequence MHNRDESISTTDFSRLCQLIYEEAGIVLGSQKKTMLEGRLRRRLKALEIHSYRAYCDYLFSDRGQREELVHLVDVVTTNKTDFFREPAHFEFLTSQALPEWAAQESNRRPFLIWSAGCSTGEEPYTLAMVLSEYARAHSGFSFRILATDISTVVLEKAAGGIYSTETVRPVPHALRVRYFMRGREPGSTRVRVVPELRRTIEFRRLNFMDSSYDIQIKADAIFCRNVIIYFDRPTQQSILTKLTQHLRPESYLFMGHSETLHELDLPVDPVAPALYRRLHGRF from the coding sequence ATGCACAACCGTGACGAAAGCATCTCGACCACAGACTTCAGCCGGCTCTGCCAACTCATTTATGAGGAGGCCGGCATTGTGCTGGGTTCGCAAAAGAAGACGATGCTGGAAGGCCGTTTGCGCCGCCGGCTCAAGGCGCTGGAAATTCACTCTTACCGCGCCTACTGCGACTATCTCTTTTCCGACCGCGGTCAGAGGGAAGAGCTGGTGCACCTGGTCGATGTCGTCACCACGAATAAGACAGATTTCTTTCGCGAGCCCGCTCATTTTGAATTCCTCACCTCGCAAGCACTGCCTGAATGGGCGGCGCAGGAAAGCAATCGCAGGCCCTTCCTCATCTGGAGTGCAGGCTGTTCCACGGGGGAAGAACCATACACGCTGGCCATGGTGTTGAGCGAATATGCGCGCGCACATTCCGGGTTCTCTTTCAGGATTCTCGCCACCGACATCTCAACGGTGGTGCTGGAGAAGGCCGCCGGCGGCATCTACTCAACGGAAACAGTGCGGCCGGTGCCGCACGCGCTCAGGGTCAGATACTTCATGCGCGGCCGCGAGCCGGGCTCGACCCGTGTTCGCGTAGTGCCGGAGTTGCGCAGGACAATCGAGTTCCGCCGCCTGAACTTCATGGACTCGAGCTACGACATCCAGATCAAAGCCGACGCGATTTTCTGCCGCAATGTAATCATCTATTTCGATCGCCCCACGCAGCAAAGCATCTTGACAAAGCTCACCCAGCATTTGCGGCCGGAGAGTTATCTGTTCATGGGGCACTCCGAGACGCTGCACGAACTCGATCTGCCGGTGGACCCGGTTGCGCCCGCGCTCTACAGGAGGCTGCATGGCCGATTCTGA
- a CDS encoding chemotaxis protein CheA has product MKHATTANAEMFKQSFREEAREILTDLESALLELNENRGDGALVGRIFRGLHTIKGSGAMFGFEDLAAFTHDLETAFDLVRNGQLETSSELIDLTLAALDEISAMLEEDPARSVGSENRERLLESVRRLSGAESSPQRDLGSEPKVDVQVEPSPAPEGPIQTWRIQFAPGPDLMRIGANPRMLLRELRELGHAKVRAGMEAVPPLEEFDAERCYVRWEIHLETRAEREAIREVFIFVEDTCELKIESVGVPASAEGMRENAAPVVDADEHARVLKESRGTPGGRRSYDKPDNATSLRIAAAKLDQLVDLVGELVTVQARLSELAGRRVDAELTAVGEEVERLTSALRESSMNMRLVPIRATFDKFRRLVHDLARDLGKNVDLTIEGAETELDKTVIEQLSDPLMHLIRNSMDHGIEPVEARVANGKAAMARIHLSAKHSGANVLISVADDGRGIDCEAVRRRAVERGLIPADADLTETQIYGLIFQPGFSTARQVTDVSGRGVGMDVVRQKVESLRGAVDVSSRNGAGTTVTLRLPLTMAIIDGLLVTVGDGSFVLPVASTLECIELTHKEIERSNGHRFATVRGQIVPYIRLREYFGLPLRGPEIDQVIFLDNGKGRVGLVVDQILGNCQAVIKSLGRVYRQVQMVAGATILGNGTVALILDPDRLIQEAAHSEDRSILSKRPRGYAQTDPPPIADTDTG; this is encoded by the coding sequence ATGAAGCATGCGACGACAGCCAACGCGGAGATGTTCAAGCAGAGCTTTCGCGAAGAGGCGCGGGAGATACTGACCGATTTGGAGTCGGCGCTGCTGGAATTAAATGAGAATCGCGGCGACGGTGCACTGGTCGGGCGGATCTTCCGGGGTCTGCACACCATTAAGGGATCGGGCGCCATGTTCGGCTTTGAGGACCTGGCCGCGTTTACACACGATCTTGAAACCGCATTCGACCTGGTGCGCAACGGGCAGCTGGAGACGAGTTCCGAGCTGATCGACCTGACGCTGGCTGCGCTCGATGAGATCAGCGCAATGCTGGAGGAAGATCCGGCCCGGAGTGTCGGGTCGGAGAACCGCGAGCGCTTGCTCGAGAGCGTGCGGCGGCTCTCAGGCGCAGAGAGCAGCCCACAAAGGGACCTTGGGTCGGAGCCGAAGGTTGATGTGCAGGTGGAACCGAGTCCTGCGCCCGAAGGACCTATACAGACCTGGCGCATTCAGTTCGCGCCCGGGCCAGACCTGATGCGCATTGGCGCCAATCCGCGGATGCTGCTGCGAGAATTGCGCGAACTGGGGCACGCAAAAGTGCGCGCCGGCATGGAAGCCGTTCCACCTCTCGAGGAGTTCGATGCCGAGCGGTGCTATGTGCGTTGGGAGATCCATCTTGAGACCAGGGCGGAAAGAGAAGCGATTCGCGAAGTCTTCATTTTTGTCGAAGATACGTGCGAGCTGAAGATCGAGAGCGTCGGAGTGCCTGCGTCGGCAGAGGGTATGCGCGAGAACGCCGCGCCAGTCGTCGATGCCGACGAGCATGCCCGCGTCCTGAAGGAGTCGCGAGGGACACCGGGTGGACGGCGCAGCTACGATAAGCCCGACAACGCGACAAGCCTGCGCATTGCCGCGGCCAAGCTGGACCAGCTTGTAGACCTCGTGGGAGAACTGGTGACGGTGCAGGCGCGCCTGAGCGAGCTTGCCGGCCGCAGGGTTGACGCCGAACTCACGGCGGTGGGCGAGGAAGTGGAGCGGCTGACCTCGGCTCTGCGCGAGAGCTCTATGAACATGCGGCTGGTGCCGATCCGGGCCACATTTGATAAGTTCCGGCGGCTGGTGCACGACCTGGCTCGCGATCTTGGCAAAAACGTCGACCTGACCATCGAGGGCGCCGAGACCGAGCTCGACAAGACGGTGATCGAACAGTTGAGCGATCCACTGATGCACCTGATCCGCAACAGCATGGATCACGGCATCGAGCCGGTGGAGGCCCGCGTGGCAAACGGCAAGGCGGCGATGGCTCGCATTCACCTGTCGGCGAAGCACTCGGGCGCCAACGTTCTTATCTCGGTTGCTGACGATGGCCGCGGGATCGACTGCGAGGCAGTGCGCCGGCGTGCAGTCGAGCGCGGGCTGATTCCTGCGGACGCAGACCTGACTGAAACGCAGATTTATGGGTTGATCTTTCAACCCGGGTTCTCGACCGCCAGGCAAGTCACCGATGTTTCAGGCCGCGGCGTAGGCATGGACGTGGTGCGGCAGAAGGTGGAGAGCCTGCGCGGCGCCGTGGATGTTTCCAGCAGAAACGGGGCAGGAACCACAGTTACGCTGCGCCTGCCGCTGACTATGGCAATCATCGACGGCCTGCTGGTTACAGTGGGCGACGGCAGCTTTGTGCTGCCAGTAGCTAGCACTCTCGAATGTATCGAGTTGACGCACAAGGAAATCGAGAGGTCAAATGGCCATCGTTTTGCGACCGTGCGCGGGCAGATCGTGCCTTACATCCGGCTGCGCGAGTACTTCGGCCTGCCGTTGCGCGGGCCGGAGATCGACCAGGTCATTTTTCTGGATAACGGCAAGGGCCGCGTGGGGCTGGTGGTCGATCAGATTCTGGGCAATTGCCAGGCGGTGATCAAGAGCCTAGGACGGGTCTACCGGCAGGTGCAGATGGTGGCCGGAGCCACCATCCTCGGAAACGGGACCGTAGCTTTGATTCTCGATCCTGATCGACTGATCCAGGAAGCGGCGCATTCGGAGGACCGAAGCATTCTGTCGAAGCGACCACGGGGGTATGCGCAAACCGACCCGCCCCCTATTGCGGACACCGACACCGGCTAG
- a CDS encoding methyl-accepting chemotaxis protein → MKWFYNMKIGTKLIGAFVMVGAITSVVGLIGIAKMGDIAERAASSYAKETLGLSYLKEANIDLIYVGRDEKNFLLASTAEQRERYRRAIRSDQEKLRENLENARPRIHTDKGKELLAKIDDAIRDRNQVLDQVLEMAAKDQLQQNRASVDMSMGTEREKADVADNALTALSTLKSELAQSDASMTEQVYRSSRTFMLILTIGGVTFGLASGIFISRSISRPLAQLAEAAKGISLGDVNQKVEYTSGDEVGSLAESFRGLVAYIRSAAGALEKVAAGDLTTKLTAKSDRDVLTLSLHRVGEVLENLQKEMARLITASHAGRLSERGRPDQFEGTFAEIVHGVNAMLDAILLPIGEGNRILAQISAGKIDELITQTYKGDHEKMKLAVNNVGIVLQSLNKEMVRLIAASHDGLLSERGRPDQFQGTFAEIVHGVNAMLDAILLPIGEGNRILAQISAGKIDELITQTYKGDHEKMKLAVNNVGIVLQSLNKELGRLADAGRQGQLATRGRDAEFQGAFSGIVRGVNDILDAVIAPLNVSARYVELISKGEIPPQITDTYNGDFNTIKNNLNSLIAAMNEITRAAEEISAGNLTVAVKERSAQDKLMQALSAMVSGLTRTVGDIRSIAGEVAAASQSIATASVQVSKGASAQAAAAEEASSSMEEMVSNIKQNADNAQQTDKIANKSAQDAQESGKSVLEAVAAMKEIANKISIIEEIARQTNLLALNAAIEAARAGEHGKGFAVVAAEVRKLAERSQKAAGEINQLSSTTLTVSENSGEMLQKLVPDIQRTAELVQEISAASKEQDTGAEQINKALQQLEQVIQQNASAAEEMASTTEELTGQSDQLVSALSFFHTGDEGDARRQRANGSRPARLAHTPAARPPKPEAHAIVAAVKPNGKAGVVLRLNDKHDELDSEFERY, encoded by the coding sequence ATGAAATGGTTCTACAACATGAAGATCGGGACGAAGCTGATCGGAGCCTTCGTTATGGTGGGCGCCATCACGTCCGTAGTGGGCCTGATTGGAATTGCGAAGATGGGAGACATCGCTGAACGTGCGGCTTCTTCCTATGCAAAGGAGACTCTGGGCCTCTCCTATTTGAAGGAAGCAAATATTGATCTCATCTACGTGGGCAGAGACGAGAAGAACTTCCTGCTGGCCAGCACCGCAGAGCAGCGCGAGCGGTACAGAAGGGCCATCCGATCCGACCAGGAGAAGCTACGGGAGAATTTGGAAAACGCTCGGCCTCGCATCCATACAGATAAAGGCAAAGAGTTGCTCGCCAAAATTGACGATGCGATACGGGATCGCAACCAGGTGCTGGACCAGGTGCTTGAGATGGCGGCTAAGGATCAGCTTCAGCAGAATCGTGCCTCGGTAGACATGTCGATGGGCACGGAGCGCGAGAAGGCTGACGTTGCGGACAACGCGTTGACAGCGCTATCCACCTTGAAGTCGGAGCTGGCGCAGTCTGATGCAAGTATGACGGAACAGGTATACCGCAGCAGCCGCACGTTCATGCTGATCCTCACGATCGGGGGTGTGACCTTTGGCCTTGCCTCGGGCATCTTTATCTCACGCAGCATTTCGCGGCCGCTTGCTCAGCTCGCCGAGGCGGCGAAAGGCATCTCGCTTGGAGATGTGAATCAGAAGGTCGAATACACCTCTGGCGATGAAGTCGGCTCATTAGCCGAATCGTTTCGAGGCCTGGTCGCGTACATTCGATCGGCTGCAGGGGCGCTTGAGAAGGTGGCGGCAGGTGACCTGACAACCAAGCTCACAGCCAAATCGGATCGCGACGTTCTCACCCTGAGCCTGCATCGCGTTGGTGAAGTACTGGAGAACCTGCAGAAGGAGATGGCACGGCTCATCACGGCTTCGCACGCCGGGCGACTCTCGGAGCGCGGCAGGCCCGATCAGTTCGAGGGCACGTTTGCCGAGATCGTCCATGGCGTAAACGCCATGCTTGACGCAATCCTGCTGCCCATCGGCGAAGGCAATCGCATCCTAGCGCAGATTTCAGCCGGCAAGATCGACGAGTTGATCACCCAGACGTACAAGGGCGACCACGAGAAGATGAAGCTGGCTGTCAACAACGTCGGCATCGTGCTGCAATCGCTCAACAAGGAGATGGTGCGGCTCATAGCGGCTTCGCACGACGGTCTGCTCTCGGAGCGCGGCAGGCCCGATCAGTTCCAGGGCACATTTGCCGAGATCGTCCACGGCGTAAACGCCATGCTTGACGCAATCCTGCTGCCCATCGGCGAAGGCAATCGCATTCTGGCGCAGATTTCAGCGGGCAAAATCGACGAGCTGATCACGCAGACGTACAAAGGCGACCACGAGAAGATGAAGCTGGCCGTCAACAACGTCGGCATCGTGCTGCAATCGCTCAACAAGGAGCTGGGACGCCTGGCCGACGCGGGACGGCAGGGACAGCTCGCAACGCGCGGCAGGGACGCAGAATTTCAAGGAGCGTTTAGCGGAATCGTACGCGGAGTCAACGATATTCTCGACGCCGTCATCGCACCTCTCAACGTTTCGGCGCGGTATGTTGAACTGATCTCTAAAGGGGAGATACCGCCGCAGATCACTGATACGTACAATGGCGATTTCAACACCATCAAGAACAACTTGAACTCACTGATTGCCGCCATGAACGAGATTACAAGGGCGGCGGAGGAGATTTCGGCCGGCAATCTGACCGTTGCAGTCAAAGAACGCTCCGCGCAGGACAAATTGATGCAGGCGTTGAGCGCGATGGTCTCCGGGCTCACGCGCACGGTGGGCGACATTCGATCTATCGCAGGCGAAGTGGCGGCAGCGAGCCAGTCGATCGCGACTGCCTCGGTACAAGTGTCGAAGGGCGCAAGCGCGCAGGCCGCTGCGGCCGAAGAGGCTTCGTCGTCGATGGAGGAGATGGTCTCCAACATCAAGCAGAATGCCGATAACGCGCAGCAGACCGACAAGATCGCCAACAAGAGCGCTCAGGACGCGCAGGAGAGCGGCAAGAGCGTTCTGGAAGCGGTGGCAGCCATGAAGGAGATCGCCAACAAGATCTCAATCATTGAAGAGATCGCGCGCCAGACGAACCTGCTGGCATTGAATGCCGCAATTGAAGCCGCACGCGCGGGCGAGCATGGCAAAGGCTTCGCCGTGGTTGCAGCCGAGGTGCGGAAACTGGCCGAGCGCAGCCAGAAGGCCGCTGGAGAGATCAATCAGCTTTCATCAACAACACTCACGGTTTCCGAGAATTCGGGCGAGATGCTGCAAAAACTGGTGCCCGATATCCAGCGCACCGCAGAGTTGGTGCAGGAAATCTCCGCAGCCAGTAAGGAACAGGACACCGGCGCCGAGCAGATCAACAAGGCTCTGCAGCAGCTCGAACAGGTGATCCAGCAGAATGCCTCGGCGGCCGAGGAGATGGCCTCAACAACAGAGGAGCTTACCGGACAATCCGATCAACTGGTCAGCGCGCTTTCCTTCTTCCACACCGGCGACGAGGGAGACGCCCGCAGGCAGCGTGCCAACGGATCGCGACCGGCAAGGCTGGCCCACACGCCCGCCGCGAGGCCGCCGAAGCCGGAGGCCCACGCCATTGTTGCCGCGGTCAAGCCGAATGGGAAGGCAGGTGTGGTTCTGCGGCTGAATGACAAGCACGACGAACTCGATTCAGAGTTCGAGCGTTACTGA
- a CDS encoding protein-glutamate methylesterase/protein-glutamine glutaminase, whose product MITAKRVRVLIVDDSAVVRQTLTEILSSDPEIEVIGSAGDPFAAAERISQQLPDVITLDIEMPRMDGLTFLRKLMSQHPIPVVICSSLAEEGAQSTLKALEYGAVEIVTKPKLGARQFFEDSRTNLCQTIKAAASARVRTLRAAHVVEPKLTADAVLSPATSAMVKTTEKVIVVGASTGGTEALKTLLEALPADSPAIVIVQHMPELFTRAFASRLDGLCAVSVKEAETNDTVLRGRVLIAPGNHHLLLKRSGARYYVEIKDGPLVCRHRPSVDVLFRSAARYAGQNAVGVIMTGMGDDGARGMLEMKQAGAFTIAQDEASCIVFGMPKEAIKLNGVCKVLPLTAIAGAILNHAR is encoded by the coding sequence GTGATAACTGCAAAGCGGGTTCGAGTGTTGATCGTGGACGACTCGGCGGTGGTGAGACAGACATTGACTGAGATACTGTCGTCAGACCCGGAGATCGAAGTGATCGGATCGGCGGGAGATCCCTTTGCAGCGGCGGAGCGCATCAGCCAGCAGCTTCCCGATGTAATCACGCTCGATATCGAGATGCCGCGCATGGATGGGCTCACTTTTTTGCGGAAGCTGATGAGCCAGCACCCCATCCCCGTGGTGATCTGTTCCAGCCTCGCGGAAGAGGGGGCGCAGAGCACGCTGAAGGCGCTCGAGTATGGGGCGGTGGAGATTGTCACCAAGCCCAAGCTGGGAGCACGCCAGTTCTTCGAGGATTCGCGCACCAATCTATGCCAGACAATCAAGGCAGCAGCGTCTGCCCGGGTACGCACCTTGCGCGCCGCGCACGTGGTCGAGCCAAAGTTGACCGCCGATGCAGTCCTTTCCCCAGCCACGAGCGCGATGGTGAAGACCACGGAAAAGGTGATCGTTGTCGGTGCTTCCACTGGGGGCACGGAGGCGCTGAAAACATTGCTTGAAGCGCTGCCCGCCGACTCTCCCGCAATCGTGATCGTGCAACACATGCCTGAGTTGTTCACCCGGGCTTTCGCCAGCAGGCTCGATGGACTCTGTGCCGTATCTGTCAAAGAAGCCGAGACGAACGATACCGTCCTGCGTGGCCGCGTGCTGATCGCTCCAGGCAACCACCATCTGCTGCTCAAACGCAGCGGCGCACGATATTACGTTGAGATCAAAGACGGCCCCCTCGTGTGCCGTCATCGGCCCTCCGTCGACGTGCTGTTCCGTTCCGCGGCGCGCTATGCGGGGCAGAACGCAGTGGGTGTCATCATGACAGGAATGGGGGACGATGGTGCTCGTGGGATGCTGGAAATGAAACAAGCCGGTGCTTTCACCATCGCTCAGGATGAAGCAAGTTGCATTGTGTTCGGCATGCCCAAAGAAGCCATCAAGCTGAATGGCGTCTGCAAGGTTCTTCCTCTAACCGCGATCGCCGGCGCCATCCTGAACCATGCTCGATGA
- a CDS encoding STAS domain-containing protein, whose protein sequence is MPDEVEVETCAKPPEARSEEPLVLSRSGDACLIRLTGTIDIGMAAELKSMLMAGFENARSIRILFERVSDLDVTALALLWAARRKAEQKNVKFGFSGEIPKALRDAVEDLGMEGLRLFD, encoded by the coding sequence ATGCCGGACGAGGTTGAAGTGGAGACGTGTGCGAAACCGCCCGAAGCGCGCAGCGAGGAGCCGCTGGTGCTGAGCAGGTCTGGCGATGCGTGTCTCATCCGGCTAACAGGGACGATCGATATTGGCATGGCGGCGGAACTGAAGAGCATGCTGATGGCCGGCTTCGAGAATGCGCGTTCGATTCGGATCTTGTTCGAGAGAGTCTCCGATCTCGATGTAACAGCGCTGGCGCTCCTGTGGGCGGCCAGGCGAAAGGCTGAGCAGAAGAACGTGAAGTTTGGCTTCAGCGGAGAAATACCCAAGGCGCTGCGGGATGCGGTCGAGGACCTGGGTATGGAAGGCCTGCGTCTGTTTGATTGA